A region from the Aphis gossypii isolate Hap1 chromosome 1, ASM2018417v2, whole genome shotgun sequence genome encodes:
- the LOC126555864 gene encoding zinc finger protein 366-like: protein MFCFVFCSRPYPCVVFVVPRQLGDYTYEEHLMRKAALKDVPKRIFCPKGCGRNYKRLEHLKRHIGYECGVEPKYQCEICERRFVYNFSMKKHMSLVHKRSSVYPAYPIRRPRQQCLTITEIVSPDNSRCADESIAMPLMYRCPKNCGRRYTRKDSMNRHVTYECGVEHQFKCSFCNKTCAQKYNLKKHMITYNKEIFVFILEQRIKSKPKLDTVPALSATNITLPPESKKQEPKKCSISVTKTESCYRYEMFWLTKLDQVVKYNPSICPKNCGRKFGGKNRKNFMLKKNDLYANENPVYCPKNCGRCYKGMWRKYNLQKHLKFECGVAPQFKCLACPKSFSLKANLKMHMMVVHKIILGSNHNTMMS from the exons atgttttgttttgttttttgttctcGGCCATATCCATGCGTAGTTTTTGTGGTACCAAGACAACTGGGCGACTACACTTATGAAGAACACTTGATGCGGAAAGCCGCCTTAAAAGATGTCCCAAAGCGGATTTTTTGCCCAAAAGGTTGCGGTCGTAACTATAAACGGTTGGAACACTTGAAGCGGCACATAGGATACGAGTGCGGTGTTGAACCGAAGTATCAGTGTGAAATATGTGAACGTAGATTTGTGTACAACTTTAGCATGAAGAAGCACATGTCACTCGTTCACAAACGATCATCCGTGTATCCTGCTTACCCTATCCGTCGTCCCAGACAACAATGCTTAACCATCACTGAAATAGTTTCTCCTGATAATTCTCGCT GTGCCGATGAGTCCATTGCAATGCCGCTAATGTATCGCTGTCCAAAAAATTGTGGTCGACGATATACACGAAAAGATTCAATGAATCGCCATGTAACATATGAATGTGGTGTTGAGCATCAGTTCAAATGTAGTTTTTGTAATAAGACTTGTGCTCAAAAGTATAATCTTAAAAAGCATATGATCACT tataataaggaaatttttgtttttattttagaacaaaGAATTAAATCAAAACCAAAATTAGACACAGTCCCAGCATTATCAGCAACTAACATTACTCTACCACCAGAATCAAAAAAACAAGAACCAAAGAAATGTTCTATATCTGTAACTAAAACAGAAAGTTGTTATCgat ATGAGATGTTTTGGCTGACCAAATTGGATCAAGTTGTAAAATACAATCCTTCAATCTGTCCAAAAAATTGTGGTAGAAAATTTGGaggaaaaaatcgaaaaa actttatgttaaaaaagaaTGATTTGTATGCTAATGAAAATCCTGTGTATTGTCCGAAAAACTGTGGACGGTGTTACAAAGGTATGTGGCGTAAATACAACTTGCAAAAACACTTGAAATTTGAGTGTGGAGTAGCACCACAATTCAAATGCCTAGCCTGCCCGAAAAGTTTCTCATTGAAAGCAAATTTGAAAATGCATATGATGgttgttcataaaataattttaggatCTAATCACAATACTATGATGTCATAA